The genomic stretch TTGAACAACCAACCTCAATGCTTTGTGATTTTAATGTATCTGTAATTTGTGCAATTGCTAAAGAACTTGATCTTAATTCTATTGAAATAATCAATACATCCTCATTGGCACTAGAAGGCAAGGCGACAGATCTGCTTATTTCAATTATTAAGAGTGTTGGAGGTGATGCATATTTGTGTGGTGGCGGAGCAAGTGAATATCAAGAAGATGAAAAATTTTCTAAAGAAGGAATTGATTTGATTTATCAAGATTTTATACATCCACACTACTCACAAATCAAATCGTCTGAATTTAATGCTGGGCTCTCAATTATTGATGCACTTATGAACTGTGGATTTGCAGGAACCCGTAAGCTAATTCAATAGATAGGGAAGAGAAATTTTTAAACTTAGTTAAAATATAAATGTGATAACCCTACAAATGATTTATTGGCTATATCTGTTTTTGTCTTTATTAATTGTTGTTGCTATTGCTGGATTAGTAATAGCACTTTTATTCTTTAGACGTGCCTATAGAAGATATAAAGAAACCCAGAATTCATTTCGTAGTAGAATTAGCCTGTTAGAGGGCAAAATCGATTTACTAGAGTGTAGACTTGGCTCATTAGAAAGCAAGCTTACAGCAAAATTTAATTTCTTGAATAGAGATTTAAATCCATTAATTTCTGATTTTAGAATAAAGCAAATGCAAGAGGCTCGTAGAGAGATGCTTGGAGAAGTAGGAGCCATCTCGTATCGCTCTCGCAGTGTCATTTTTTTAAACAATAGTTATTATCATTTCTTCTACCTCGCTCAAGCATTAAGACGTAGGGGGTGGGATGCTATTAGTGTTAGTTATGAAGATCCGATTAATGGCTCGAATGCAAACTTTTATCATGGCGAAGATTATAATCTTTATTCATCTAATCATCAATTGATGACTAGCCAGATAGAAGAACTATTTGAGAATGCCAAACAGCGATTTCAGCTGCTTCATTTTGCAGGAGATGGATTAATGTCGTTCTTTCCCGAACATTATCTCAGCGATCAGCCACCTGACATCATGGAATGGAAACGTATGGGCAAAAAAGTTGCATATACTATTAGTGGATGTAGTAGTGCTGTTTCTCAAACATCTGTTACTTTATGGTCATCTATGGATCCTGGAAAAAATTTTTGCTCTAATTGTCCTTGGCAAGATATACCCACTGTTTGCTCCGATCAAAAAAACTTACACTGGGGACGGAAAATCGATCAGTTTTGTGACGTGATTTTCGCCGAAACATATCCTGCCCTAGATTATCTTGATTCTCCAAAGGTTTATTTTGAGCCAACTACTATGTGCCTCGATCCAAATTTTTGGAATTCTGATCTACCTATTCCTGATGCTTTCAAAGTTGAACGTCAGGTAGGTGAATTGATTGTGTATCATGCTGTTGGCAACTATGAATTGAGAACAAAGCAAGGACGTAATGCCAAAGGAACCTCCTACGTTTTTGAGGTGATTGAGCAATTAAAAGCTGAGGGAATGCCAGTGCGTTTAATATTTGCTAAAGATATGAAAAATTCAGAGGTTCGTTATCTACAATTGCAATCAGACGTTATTGTTGACCAACTTTATGCAGGTAGGTATGGGGCTAATGCCAGAGAGGGTATGATGCTTGGTAAGCCTGTTATTTGCTATATTAATTCTTATCATGTTAATCCCTCTCGTAGAGCGCTTAGTTTGGATGAATGTCCTTTAGTATCAGCGACTCCTGAAACACTGTATGATGTGCTAAAGGATCTGTTGTTAGACGAGAATAAAAGAAAACAATTAGGAAGACTAGGCAAAGACTATGCATTAAAATGGCATAGTGCTGATCTCTGTGCTGAGAGATATGAGATGGTTTATGATGCACTAATGCAAGGGAACCTAGAGCAATATATTGCTATAAATAAAGTTACCTAAAGCACTAAATAGTAATTTTGACCTTTGTCTGTAACCTAAAGATTATGCAAAAAACAACAGAAGATACGGAATTTGCATTGATCTGTGATGATGTCAGTAAGGTCTTTCTGGTTAGTAACACTAAAGCTTATTGGCAAATGCTATGTGGACATAGTTCTCTAAAGAAAATTCTGGCTTTGGAGAATGTTTCTTTAAATATACCTAAAGGGGAAGTAGTTGGGATTATAGGAAATAATGGTTCAGGAAAAAGTACTCTTCTCAGAATTATGGGAGGTAATTATACTGCTACAAATGGAAGTGTATATCTAGAAGGAAGTTTGACAGGTATTTTTGAACTTGGTGGAATTGGTAATCCAAATCTCACAGGAAGAGGTTATGCAGCAAGACTTTTGTCTCTTCAGGGAGCAAAGAGGAAAGACTTAAAAGTTTTACTTGATGAGATTTATGAATTTTCAGAACTCTTCGATTACTTTGATGCACCAATCTATACCTATTCATCGGGAATGAGAGCCCGTCTATATTTTGCAACTGCCACAACTCTAGATTGGGATATTTATTTAATTGATGAGGCTCTTTCGGTGGGCGACGAACACTTCCAAGCGAAATGTTGGCAGAGGATTCGGAAACGACTACTAAAAGGAGCTTCAGGGGTTCTGGTGACCCACGACTTTACAGCTATTCTCAAGCTTTGTTCTTCAGCTTGTATTCTTGAGCGCGGTAGTCTAATAAAATCAGCACCTACCCTTGAGCTTGTTAGATTCTATATTCAACAATCAGCTACAAAAGCTGAATCTTTACAAGGAGCTACTTTTGACAAAGATATGGCAAAGGAGTGGATTGTGAACTTTGGCGAAGATGTTGAGATCTGTTTCACAATTCATTTAACTCTCCCTGTCTCGGTTAGCTTAGCTTACACAATCGAAATGTTTGTTCCAGGGATAGGTTGGGAAGTGATGATGATGCAAGTTAACTTGCCACTCACTTCTAAAGTCGGAACTCATAAAGTGTGTCTGAAGATCCCAAAGTTGCCGCTTTCTCCGGGGCGATATCTACTTGGGTTAGCACTTTGCAAACCTGCAGAGGCTGGAAAAGTTTTTGCTATTGGCTATGATGGACGTAACTGGATCAGTGGTTCTCCGCTCTACTTGATAGTTCAAAATAATGAAAATAAAAATGTTAATGCCTGTGATAATGGTATTAATCTTCCTTTGAAATGGAATAGACTGGAGAACTTGTCTTAAAAATGTTTATTCGTGTTAAAAATCTCTCAAAAATTTACCATATTCAAGTATCAGAGGTTCAACCTTCATCTCAAGGCAAGCGAGCTAACACAATGTCTAAGGGAAGAAATGACAAGGTTGTTATCGATGATATCTCTTTTGAGATTTTTAATGGTGAGCGGGTTGGCATCATTGGATCTAATGGTGCAGGTAAATCAACATTACTACAAATCATCGCTGATATTGCTAAGCCAACTTCTGGAATTGTAGAAAAAAAAGGTAAAGTTACGGCAGTAATGACACTTGGTGTTGGTCTACGAGAAGAATTGACTGGTCGGGATAATATTTATATTGATGGTGAAGTTCAAGGTAAAAGTCGTCTAGAAATTGATGAAGTGATTGATAAAATCATTGCCTTTGCAGATCTTAGCGATTTTATTGACTATCCTGTTCGTACATACTCTACAGGAATGAAGAGCCGCTTAGCTTTTTCGATGTTAGTGTGTATTGAGCCAGAAATCCTAATCATAGACGAAGCTCTTTCAGCAGGAGATGCAAACTTTTCAATTAAAGCAAGCAAGAAAATTCGTGAGATCTGTGATCTTGGGAGGATTGTTATTTTAGTTTCGCATTCTATGCCAACTATTGTTGAGATGTGTGATCGTTGCATCTGGATGGAGCATGGAAAGATTGTTATGGATGGCGATCCTCAAACAGTTACCGATGCTTATCTGGACGCTGTGCATCATGACGATGAAATTGCGTTGCTTGAACAAAATATTCGCCTAATCAAGGATACTTCATTCAGGAAAGGTTGCCAAATCAACCAAATTTCTATTAGTTATAGCGATAATCAGCAATCACAAACGATCTTGGTTGCTGGTAGAGATATAACTATTACTTTACACATCAGGGTTGATACTTTACTTGAGTGTCCTGATGTTCGTCTAAAAATCACACGGCTTGATGGCAAAATATTTGTAAATACTTTACTCAGCGATCAAAGTACTATTACAAGTAACGATTTTCATGGCATTCTTGCATTTGTAATAAATATGACTCCACTCGTTTTAGGTCAGGGTAAGTATGTTGTTGCCTGTGAGCTACTTGATAGGGGTGAAATAGTGGCTGCAAAGTCTACTATCCTGCAAGTACTGCCGCCACCTAATGCTCCTACTGGTGGAAGACCTGCACTATTTTATCCATGTTCTGTCGAGACCTATGAAATCTGTTCGGAAACAAATTAGAAAAATTTCTATCGCTGGCTTTACATCACAAGATGCAAGATTTATTTTTAACTTTCTTAAGATGAACATTCATGATCGCTACCTTGGATCAACACTTGGTAGCTTATGGGTGATCTTAAATCCTATGATTATGTTTGCAATCTATACTTTTGTATTTGGTTATGTTTTCAAAGCAAAGATACCAGGTGCAGAAACAAATTTGGGATACGCAATATGGCTTATTGCGGGATATGGCCCTTGGCTGGCAATTTCCGAAGGTTTATTGAATTCTACAACGTCAGTTGTCGCCGGAGCAGGGCTAATCAAAAACCTTGCCTTTAAAACCGAGTTGTTACCAGTTGCTGCGGCTCTTACAGGAATGGTTCCCCTATTTGTGAGCCTTTGTTTTTTGACAATTCTACTAGGAATTGACGGAAATCCCATGAGTTGGCATGTAATTTTTGTGATTCCTGCAATAATACTGCAATTTACATTTATCATTGCGATAGGTTTTTTCTTTTCAGCAATTAATGTTTTTGTAAGAGATTTTGGTATCATTTTGCCAAACTTATTAATTATGCTGGTGTTTGTGACTCCTATTTTTTATCCTGAAACTAGCACACCACCATTGCTACAGTCTATATCTGCCTTTAATCCATTTTATATCATTTGTCAAGCTTATCGACAAGCTCTAATATTTCATCAAATACCTAATATACTTTCTTTAATTTATGTTGGTTTGATTAGCTGGATATTAGGCAATTTTGGATTACAATTTTTTCGGCGACTTAAAGGGAATTTTGAGTCAATGCTATAAGGCATTTTGTATATATTTTGTAAATTAATTGTATATCATTTTTATGTTTTTAAAGGAGGGTTGTTATGCAGGGAGATATTGATCGTAAGAACTCAGAATTTTGGGATGAGCTTTGTGGATCTGGGCTAGCTAAATCTTTAGGGATTAATGAAATTAATAACGCAACCTTAAAGGAATTTGACAAAGCTTACATCGAAATTTATCCATACTTACCTAAATATGTTGAAAATAAGAATCTAGAAGATAAAAAAGTTTTAGAAATTGGCTTGGGCTATGGAACTCTTAGTCAATTACTGGCATCAACTAACTGCGACTATTTTGGATTGGATATTGCTACTAATCCTGTCAAAATGGCACAATATAGGCTAAATCAGTTAGGAAAAGCAAACAAAGACGAGCAAATAAAAGTAGGCTCGGCACTCAGCATTCCCCATGAAGATAACAGTTTCGATTATGTTTACTCAATAGGATGTTTACACCATACTGGAGACTTACCCCAAAGTATATCGGAAGTTTATCGTGTGCTAAAACCAGGTGGGCAGGCAGTTATTATGCTGTACAACCGCAACTCTTTTCGTCAGCTTGTGCAAGTTCCTTGGCAAAGATTTAAGCAATTTTTTAAGAGAAATTCTAAACAAAATTTTGCTACATTTGTCAGATCGCTCTATGATTCTAATGCTGTGGGAGAAGCTGCACCGCATACTGACTATGTGTCTTCTAGTCAAGTAAAAAGCCTGTTTTCTGATTTCTCAAATGTTTCTATTGAAGTTCAGAATTTCGATACATATGTTTTGTTTGACGGGAAGCTAGTAATTAATAGGGAAAGCTTATTGAACAATTTTGCCCGTTTTTTAGGTTTAGATTTATATATAACTGCAATTAAGTAAACCTCAATGTAAATACTTGTAAAAAAAGAAAATTAGATATATGAGTAAAAGGGGGAGGAGGCTAAACATATTAATACTATGTGACATGAACTCACTGTATACAAGTACAGTCAGAGAATATGTTGAAAGTTTCAGCCTATTTTCAATCCATCATATTTTCTATGTTCATGCTACTTCTAGTAACCCACTTTGTATTGACATATCAATATTTGATGTTGTAGTTACTCATTACTCAATCAGGCTAAGTTTTGATTGGCATTTATCCTCTTTTTATCGTCAAGCGCTCAAGGGATATAAAGGATTAAAGATATCATTTGTACAAGATGAATATGATGAAACAGAAACAATAAGGAGATCGATAGAAGAACTGGGTATCAATATATTATTTACTTGTGTACCTGAAGAATTCATTGAAGACATTTATCCATCATCAAGATTTAGAGGAGTAAAGTTTATCCAAACTTTAACTGGATGGGTACCGAGCAATCTAGAAAACAGAAATGAATTTAAGCCAATATCAGAAAGACAGAAAGTAATTAGTTATAGGGGTCGTCCACTAGCATACTGGTATGGAGATTTAGGACAAGAAAAAGTAAACATTGGCAAAGTAGTAAAGGCAGAATGTGAAAAGAGAGGAATATCTGTTGATATAGAGTGGGATGAGGATAAAAGAATCTATGGAGATCAATGGTATACCTTTCTTTCTAACGCCAGAGCTACATTAGGTACTGAAAGTGGCTCAAATGTTTTTGATGACTATGGAGAAATTCGTAGAAATATAAAGGGGGAAATAGATAAGAATCCCGCAGTGACCTATGAGGAAATACATCAAAAGTATTTGGTAGAACATGAGGGGAAAGTAAAAATGAATCAGATTTCTCCTAAAATGTTTGAGGCGATCGCATTGAAGACAGCTCTTGTTCTTTTTGAGGGTTCTTATTCTGGGATACTAAAATCTGAGGTACATTACATTTCTCTCAAAAAAGATTTTAGTAATTTAGATCAAGTATTGGCTAAATTAGATAATATCTCTTATTTAGAACATTTAACAGAGACAGCTTTCAGGGATATAATCCTATCTGGTAAATATAATTATGAGCAATTTATTCTTCAATTTGATGATGTTATTGCTCAATATGAAATTCAAAGTAAGAATGTATCAGGATTCACTATTCAAAAGGCTTTTGAAGAACCTCTAATGATTGATCTACTTAGAATGAATGAATTACAAGACTATATCTTGAAAGTAGAAAATAGCAAGTTTTGGAAATTAAGAGGGATATGGATGAAGTTTAAAAATCTTGTGTTTTAGTATATATAAATACAACAATACAAATCAATATTAATTTGTATGTAAATCATTAAAACTATTAGCGTGATTAAAACAAAAGAAATGCTAAACATATTAATACTATGTGACATGAACTCACTGTATACAAGTACGGTCAGAGAATATGTTGAAAGTTTCAGCCTATTTTCAATCCATCATATTTTCTATGTTCATGCTACTTCTAGTAACCCACTTTGTATTGACATATCAATATTTGATGTTGTAGTTACTCATTACTCAATCAGGCTAAGTTTTGATTGGCATTTATCCTCTTTTTATCGTCAAGCGCTCAAGGGATATAAAGGATTAAAGATATCATTTGTACAAGATGAATATGATGAAACAGAAACAATAAGGAGATCGATAGAAGAACTGGGTATCAATATATTATTTACTTGTGTACCTGAAGAATTCATTGAAGACATTTATCCATCATCAAGATTTAGAGGAGTAAAGTTTATCCAAACTTTAACTGGATGGGTACCGAGCAATCTAGAAAACAGAAATGAATTTAAGCCAATATCAGAAAGACAGAAAGTAATTAGTTATAGGGGTCGTCCACTAGCATACTGGTATGGAGATTTAGGACAAGAAAAAGTAAACATTGGCAAAGTAGTAAAGGCAGAATGTGAAAAGAGAGGAATATCTGTTGATATAGAGTGGGATGAGGATAAAAGAATCTATGGAGATCAATGGTATACCTTTCTTTCTAACGCCAGAGCTACATTAGGTACTGAAAGTGGCTCAAATGTTTTTGATGACTATGGAGAAATTCGTAGAAATATAAAGGGGGAAATAGATAAGAATCCCGCAGTGACCTATGAGGAAATACATCAAAAGTATTTGGTAGAACATGAGGGGAAAGTAAAAATGAATCAGATTTCTCCTAAAATGTTTGAGGCGATCGCATTGAAGACAGCTCTTGTTCTTTTTGAGGGTTCTTATTCTGGGATACTAAAATCTGAGGTACATTACATTTCTCTCAAAAAAGATTTTAGTAATTTAGATCAAGTATTGGCTAAATTAGATAATATCTCTTATTTAGAACATTTAACAGAGACAGCTTTCAGGGATATAATCCTATCTGGTAAATATAATTATGAGCAATTTATTCTTCAATTTGATGATGTTATTGCTCAATATGAAATTCAACCCAAACTAATTTCTTCGTTAACTATCCAAGCTGCTTTCGCGAAAGCCTTAGAGACGGTATATCAAAACAATCAAAAGTTTAAAATAAGAAAATTACTAGGAAAAATAAAGCGAGCAATTTTTGGGATTATTTCAATTAAATAGAAATCAAGCTCATAGAAAATCTAATGGTGAAAGACAATCAAACATCTAACAACTATCTGTTATCTATATTTGACTGTGTGGTAATATTGTGTCTAGAAGAAAATAGTCAAGAATTTAATTTAGAAGAACATCAATTTACAAAAAAATTGTTTGACTATCTTCCTATTGTATATATTGTGCCAGACCTTAATGAAAAAAATATAAACCATGAAATATTAGATAACAAAACAATTATTCTTCATGTTTATAAACTATATGGTGAGGTGCAGTCATCTTTAATCAGAAGATTTATGGTGGAATCGTATTTTATAAAGCCTATTGTTTGGATACATAATATTTTATTTATAGACTTTATTATTAATGGTTTCTCATCATTAAAAGTATTTCATCCAACAAAAGAATGTCGAAAATTTGATTTTTTAAGTCTTGATGATAACTACTTTAACAATATTTTAAATGCTACTTTATATACATCAGATGTATTGATTAGTAAGTCAGATGAAATTAGAAATAGTTATCTAGCAAATACTTTTCACAAACTGCCAAGTTTTAGCTTGGAAAGTGTAAATATTTTAGGCATATATAAAATACTTTGCCAAATATCAAAAGATAATCTGAGTAAGAATAAGAAAGATATAAATGCTTTAAAGCCTCACTTTAATGTCCTTATATTATATGATGCTCAGTCAATACACGTTAATACCGTTAGAGAGCATTTAGAAAGTTTTAAGAAATTTTCTAAATGCTATATAAACTATGCTCCAGCTACAGGATTTGTAAAGCCTGAAATCTCTCTACAAGACTACGATATTATAGTTGTTCACTACTGTATTCGCGTCAATATAAATAACTATTTATCGCCATATTATTCTCAGGCTTTGAAAGATTTTAGTGGCTATAAAGTTTTATTTATTCAGGATGAGTATGACACTACGGAAATTGCTCGTGTTTGGATAAGAGATATTGGTATTCACGCTGTATTTACTTGTATACCGAGTCAATATATTAATCAAATTTATCCTTATTCTCGATTCCCCATGGTTGAATTTATTCCAACCTTGACTGGTTTTGTTCCTCAATGCCTTGAAAGTGGAGATGATTTGCAGACTTTTAAAGTAACTCCTACTTCTGAACGTCATTTGTCAATTGTCTATCGAGGTCGAAAGCTTCCCTATTGGTATGGAGATTTAGGTCAAGAGAAGTTGGAGATCGGTCTGAAGATGAAACAAATTTGCTTAGAAAAATCGATTGATAATGATATTGAATGTGATGATAGTAAACGCATATATGGAGATAGTTGGTATGATTTTTTGTCTAGTGGTAAAGCAACTTTGGGTACAGAAAGTGGATCCAATATTTTTGATGAATTTGGCAATATCAGAGCAAATATAGAATTAGCCCTTAAAAAGAATCCTCAAATGAGTTATGTTGAGGCGCGCAATCTTTTTTTTAAAGAAGACCCCAAAAAGGTGAAGATGAATCAAATATCACCAAAGATGTTTGAAGCGATCGCACTTAAAACAGCCCTGATTTTATTTGAAGGAGAATATTCGGGAATCCTCAAGCCAGATATTCACTATATTTCCCTCAAGAAAGACTTTAGTAATATTGATTCTGTGTTATCTAAACTTCAAGATCCTTATTATTTAGAAAGATTAGTTGAGACCGCATATACTGATATTGTTGCATCAGGTAAATATAGCTATCAACAGTTTATAGATGAATTTGATCGTTTTTTATTAGAACATTTACCAATAAAAAAAGAACGCCAAAAAATTCTCACAGAGAGTTCTCTGTTATTACTGACAAATAGCAAGTTGTATTCATTTAAACTTCTAATCATATCTATATTTAATAACCCAATTTTTTATATAAGAAGACTTTTTCTATTGCCAAAGCTCATTAAGTTGAAGTTGCAGTCATTTTGGTTTAAACTAAAGCAAATAATTAAAAAGAATTTGCAAAAAATTAGGCAAAAGCAGTTCCTTCAGTAAAGTTTGGGGTATTTATGTGTGGTATTGGTGGCACTGTTAGTCTTTCCCTACAATCGCTCCCTTTTATAAATCGTCATCTAAAAGCTATTAACCAAATACAACAGCATCGTGGACCTGATGGTTGTGGTGTTTGGGTTCATCCTCAGCAGCAAGTTGGTTTCGCACACAGACGTTTAAGCATTATCGATCTAGATTCGGGTAGTCAACCCATGCGCGATCACTTTAATAACTGGGTGACTTATAACGGGGAGATTTACAACTACTTAGAGCTACGTTCTGAGCTAGGATCTGATAACTTTGCAACCCACTCAGACACTGAAGTGATTTTACATGCTTATCGTAAATGGGGCAAAGACTGCGTTAAGCATTTTCGAGGGATGTTTGCTTTTGCCCTTTGGGATGAAGCAAATCAAGAACTATTTTGTGCTCGCGATCGCTTTGGAATTAAACCTTTTTATTACACGCAGGTTCGCGATGTTCTTTACTTTGCATCGGAAGTAAAAGCTCTTTTGCCTTTTGTCTCAGAAATATCTACAAATCCAAATGGATTTCAGGACTACCTTACATTTCAATTCTGTTTAGCAGGCAAAACGCTATTTAAAGATATTTATGAACTCTTGCCTGGTCATACTCTAACAGTTAGAAATGGGCGATTACAGGTTGAACGATATTGGGAAGTTTATTATGAATTGGACTTTGATCATACCGCTAAATATTTTGAGGAGAAAATCCAATCATTACTTCAAGAATCTGTTGAGCTTCACCTACGTAGCGATGTTCCCTTAGGAGCTTATCTAAGTGGTGGTCTAGACTCAAGTATTGTGGCATCTCTTGCTTCTCAAGTGTCAAATAGTAGCTTTGAAGGGTTTACCGGGAAATTTGCGATCGGGGCAGATTATGATGAAAGTTATTATGCTCGCGAAGTAGCCAAATTTGGTAACTTTAATCTGCATGAGATCGATATTACTGCTCAAGATTTTCTGGACAACATTCGCAAAGTGATCTACCACCTTGATTATCCTGTGGCGGGACCTGGGTCTTTCCCACAGTATATGGTTTCTCAACTTGCTAGCCAGCACCGCAAAGTTGTACTTGGTGGACAGGGTGGAGACGAAATTTTTGGCGGCTATGCACGCTATTTAATTGCTTATTTTGAGCAATGTATCAAGGGGGCGATCGATGGGACGATGAATTCTGGTAATTTCATTGTTACCTATGAATCAATTATTCCTAATTTACAGACCCTAAAAAGCTATAAGCCTCTACTACAGGAATTTTGGAGAGAAGGTTTATTTGAAGATCTTGATCGCCGCTATTATCGATTAATTAACCGTGCATCTACTTTACAAGATGAAATTCGTTGGGATGCAATCAATTCTGATCACTACGACTCATTTGAAACATTTCTAGATATTTTTAGAGTAAAAAATGTTCAACAAGAGTCTTACCTCGATAGCATGACTCACTTTGACTTCAAGACCTTGTTGCCAGCTTTACTACATGTTGAAGATCGGGTCAGTATGGCTCATGGATTAGAATCTCGCGTCCCTTTTCTCGATCATCCTTTGATTGAACTAGCTGCAACAATTCCCTCAAATATTAAATTCAAAGATGGTACGATGAAACATGTTTTGCGAAATGCGATGCAAAAATACTTGCCAAAAGCAGTATCAGAGCGTAAAGATAAAATGGGTTTCCCTGTCCCACTAAACTCTTGGATTCAAAATGAAGCCAAAGAATTTATCTATGATGTATTTTCTTCGCAATCAGCACTCAATCGAGAGCTAGTTAACAGCCAAGTTATTTTAGATAAGTTGAAGCAAGAACCAAAGTTTGGTCGCAAGATTTGGGGATTGCTTTGTCTAGAACTCTGGCAACAAGAGTTTCATGACCGCGCAGGTTACTACAGGGAAGTTTTAAATTTAGTAGAGGAATAGTAATTATGAAAGTTTTAATCACTGGTGGAGCTGGTTTTATTGGTTCTCATCTTGCTGATCGTTTATTGAGTCGTGGTGATCAAGTATTCGTTATTGATAACTATTCTACAAGCCGACGTGATAATCTTACACCTCATGATAATTTGACTGTTGTGGAGGGAACCATTGCTGATGCTGGTTTAGTAGATAAATGTTTTGATGAATTTCAACCAGAGCTTGTTATTCACGCTGCTGCTTCTTACAAAGATCCAGAAAACTGGATAGAGGATGCCAATACCAATGTGGTAGGTACTATTAACATCACTAAAGCGTCAAAAAAGGTAGGGATTAAAAGGCTAATCTATTTTCAAACAGCTCTATGCTATGGCTTAAAACCATTAGAGCAGCCCATTACTTTAACTCACATCATTCAATCAGAAGGTAGCAGCTATGCGATTAGTAAGACGGGTGGTGAGCAGTACATCAAATTGAGTGGCTTAGACTATATCTCTTTCCGCCTTGCTAATGCTTATGGACCAAGAAATTTAAGTGGTCCTTTGCCAACTTTCTTCTATCGTTTGACTAATGGCAAGCCTTGCTTTGTGATGGATACCCGTCGTGACTTTATTTTCGTAAGTGATCTTGTAGATGCCGTTATGGGCGCAGTTGACGGTAAGGGAGAATGTGGTCCGTATCATATTTCTTCAGGTGGAGATTACTCTATCAAAGAATTGTTTGATATGACAGTCAAGGCACTAGATATTAAACTAGATCAAGAGGTGGAGGTTCGTCCACGCAATGCTGATGATGCTTATACAATTTTACTTGATCCATCTAAAACTAATCAAGACTTCAATTGGAAAGTTACAACTTCTTTGGAGCATGGAGTGAAAGCTGCAATTGATTGGTATAAACAGTATGGAATCAGTCAAACTTTTACTCACTTGAAGCTCGTAGATGAGAAGAAGTAGATTTTTCCAGTAATCACCAAAAGCAAATTATTGCTTTTGGTGATGTTTTTGTTAAATTAATCATGTCTAAATCTTAAGTGAGGTAATACTTTGGAAGGTT from Pseudanabaena sp. Chao 1811 encodes the following:
- a CDS encoding NAD-dependent epimerase/dehydratase family protein is translated as MKVLITGGAGFIGSHLADRLLSRGDQVFVIDNYSTSRRDNLTPHDNLTVVEGTIADAGLVDKCFDEFQPELVIHAAASYKDPENWIEDANTNVVGTINITKASKKVGIKRLIYFQTALCYGLKPLEQPITLTHIIQSEGSSYAISKTGGEQYIKLSGLDYISFRLANAYGPRNLSGPLPTFFYRLTNGKPCFVMDTRRDFIFVSDLVDAVMGAVDGKGECGPYHISSGGDYSIKELFDMTVKALDIKLDQEVEVRPRNADDAYTILLDPSKTNQDFNWKVTTSLEHGVKAAIDWYKQYGISQTFTHLKLVDEKK
- the asnB gene encoding asparagine synthase (glutamine-hydrolyzing); protein product: MCGIGGTVSLSLQSLPFINRHLKAINQIQQHRGPDGCGVWVHPQQQVGFAHRRLSIIDLDSGSQPMRDHFNNWVTYNGEIYNYLELRSELGSDNFATHSDTEVILHAYRKWGKDCVKHFRGMFAFALWDEANQELFCARDRFGIKPFYYTQVRDVLYFASEVKALLPFVSEISTNPNGFQDYLTFQFCLAGKTLFKDIYELLPGHTLTVRNGRLQVERYWEVYYELDFDHTAKYFEEKIQSLLQESVELHLRSDVPLGAYLSGGLDSSIVASLASQVSNSSFEGFTGKFAIGADYDESYYAREVAKFGNFNLHEIDITAQDFLDNIRKVIYHLDYPVAGPGSFPQYMVSQLASQHRKVVLGGQGGDEIFGGYARYLIAYFEQCIKGAIDGTMNSGNFIVTYESIIPNLQTLKSYKPLLQEFWREGLFEDLDRRYYRLINRASTLQDEIRWDAINSDHYDSFETFLDIFRVKNVQQESYLDSMTHFDFKTLLPALLHVEDRVSMAHGLESRVPFLDHPLIELAATIPSNIKFKDGTMKHVLRNAMQKYLPKAVSERKDKMGFPVPLNSWIQNEAKEFIYDVFSSQSALNRELVNSQVILDKLKQEPKFGRKIWGLLCLELWQQEFHDRAGYYREVLNLVEE